The Monomorium pharaonis isolate MP-MQ-018 chromosome 5, ASM1337386v2, whole genome shotgun sequence genome segment AATATCATGTCTCATTTAGTTATGTCTCATCTCGTATATTTCAGTCGTAATAACGACTGTTACGATCCAATTACGATCGAATTTCGATTGTTCATTACTATGATGCTAATTATTCGCCGCGTGAAGAATTTACGGCACGCGATAGTACGCGTATCGAACGATAACATATCGCCGGCATGTTCGCCGGCAAATGACAACCCAGGAACGTATTTTCATTTTCCGGACAGGATAACAAATGGAGGAATGTCTGAGAGGttcagagaaaaaaagaaggaacgGGCCCGTGGAAATTACAGAAGGCCGCGGCGGAGCCACGGAGATTACTCCTGGTGCCTGAAACGCAGAAATAAGTGCGGGGAGGGCCAGTTGTGCCCCTCTTCCTTTTCTACCTGCAGGTTCGCGTGATGACGGCGTGTGCCCGCGGGGGCGTTCGATTCTTCTCGAGAGTCGTGGATCGCGTGCGAGTCTCGCAGCTGGAGagtagagagaaagagagagaacccTCGGCTCTCGGGAGTTTATCGCCGGGCCCCCGGAGGCACGCGGGGCCCACTCGCAACGGGCACCTTAAACGTGGGCGGAACGGCAGGGGCGCCCCCGGGGTGTTTCTCACCCGCATACCTGATGTACGTGCCAGCCACCTTCTCACCCatctcctctcctcctccctctcctTCTCCTGCTTCGGCTCCTTCTGCTCCTCTCGTCCTCTCCATTACCATTCGGCTTCTTgatctctctcctctctcgctctctacTTCCACGCGCGTCTCTTCGCCTTCTTTTTGGATCTCGTCATcatcctctctttcttttcgctTAGGAATTACTTAGCGCGCGCTCGTGCTTGTACGAGATAAGAATTCTTGATAGCCGGCTCACCCTTTTATTTCTCCACTTCTCTAAGATGGGATTAGAGAGTGTCGGGAATATAATGTACGAGGGAAAGTAGGAATATGAAATACTGCGCTGTGCGTGGATATATAGAAATACTGTTACGCTCGACTCGTAAAATTGGACACTTAATTATGTGAATTTACTTTCGTGTTCGTGTCTCGTGTATAGTTTATGCGCATTCCAGCGAGATAAGCGCCGAGCCACCACGCGCTGATGAGGGTTAATTTTCGCAGCGACCGTTCTATTCGGGAATAACGGGGAGTCCGGTCGCTCAAGAGAGTCCAATTTGTTCACGGCGCGGAATCCGGCGTGAGATCCGTTATCGAGCTCTGTCCGAGATTCTTTTCCGTAGACACGAAAGCCGCGgtgccgtcgccgccgccgacgccgCCGCATTCCCGCGAAATTATTGCCTACCGGTAAACTCTCGGACCTTCCGCCGGCCGATGCCGGGTGTCTCGGAATTGAAATCGTAGAGAAGCGGTCTAAAGAAGAAGCAAGATGGAACTCCGATCCCACAGTGAGGAACAGAAGCGTTCGTATGGGCACCGTGAGAGACACGAAGGGTATAATGCACCCCTTTGGGTTTCCATGAGTAGGGaagctttaattaaaaagtagcGTTAGAGTTAAGATTTTTTgctacttaatttaatttaatgtaaattttttattttttacgatatGTATTAAGACCATGAAGTTATTGAAATGAGTAGCGACAGTTCTTTAAAAACGTATTATACGGGTAGAtgaatgaaaacttttattctcgaaaaatcatttaactttttgtgaaatttttatattttaataacagtaTCGTTCCTGTAATTACTATTTCGTGGCTGTTATTGCGATCGATTTATAATGATTTCGTAGAAACTATCTGGGGAATTGTAAACGACGCGCAATCGTCCCGCTCGACTCCAACGCAATTCTAATGAGGGAGCCttagattttaataagttCCTAAGAAAAATTCCGACGGCAGCTCTATGGCTGCGCGCGGGCCCGTCGATCCTATGCTGCCCCGAGGACGTTCCCATGAGTCGGGGGCGGCCACGCCGACGCTTTCGTAGAGCTCTGGAAGATGCTGGATCCGAGAGAGAGCACCCCGCGGGCCATGCCATGTTCCACCTCGTGAGCGGTGCGTGCAACCGCGCGCTCTCGCAAACACGTTATTACGCGAACCCTTAATAACCCAGTGTGAGAGTTAACCTTtgcctttctctttctctctcttcctctctctctcactctccctttctcttttctcttcgaGGAGACTTCCACTTCCTTTCGCTCCTTCTTCTTCCTCGCTTCGATCCCAACTATCGGATTAGCTGTATTTCCAGAAACGTGTACGGTAGCCAGTTACATCTGGACGCAACCTTTGACATACCTTGCGGCTCTCTTGATCGATAATCGCCAGTGTGATTCGTATGAAGAGAAAAGAGGGAAGTTGTCCATTTAATTAAGCTTCAGTGCTTTCGTCAAGTTTGACATTTGGCAGTAATTCTTGATTTTGCAAGAGTTTcgataattactattttaagtGCAATATAAAGTTAGCTAGTATGCTAATGCAGcattaatagaaaaagatttcttttaaaacagaaaattacaAACCTATGATTGTAGACAAAAACTTGACTTTAGTCTTTTCtatgaatgtgtgtgtgatcAATTGATTTCAATGACAGTGGAGATGTTAATTCGTAATGCTTTTACTCCACGATCTCGATTCTTCAAAAATAGTCTTTGAGGAATTAGCTtctatagaatattatattccTTTTacgtgataaaaatattgcaaagaaTAACGAATAATTTCACCACTGAAGAACGCATCTCGCCGCGTATGATTCGTCTCGGCGAATATTGAGCGACGATGTCGCGATGGGATGAATCAGGAAGCGATGCGAGGCAAGAAGTTCTTGGCCTCCGTGTCGCCGGATCACTGTCGACAGAAGGTATCTGCGTGGTCGTCGTTTGTCAACTCGCAACGCTTCCGCGAGATGAAGCTCTTATCCTCGAAAtgacaaaaattgttatcactTATGACACAATTGACTTGTCGACAATTAAATACCTCGTCGAACTGATaacgcaattttatatttacggaTATTTGGAAACAAGAGGGTGAatgttaacaattaaatttcacaCGCGCGCACATTCATCTCGATCATCCGAGCTTGTCGAACGGGCGGGCTGCGGTATAAACATAGATCGTGGTTTATGTACTCCCAGCAGTAatgaaaaaacaaacaaaaatgaatGATATCTTTCGCCCTCTGAACAGGAGCGCGCTGTCGCGCGAGTTATCGATCTCCCCGCGATACGCGACGTGTTGCCGCCTCGGCCATCCCCTATCGGACGCCGCGCTGGGACGTAACGAAGGCGCTGCATCGCCCGCATCGAACGTCCCGCGAATTTCGGTATTAGGACCGTATGAAGCCCGAGGTCGAGCGCGCCGACGAGCGCACGGATGGGAGCGAGGTCCGACGGTCGTGGAGTCGTCCCCGGGGCCGGGACAACGCGCGTCTCCGCGTTGACGCGCACGACGTCGTATTCACATTAGTAGGATCCCCCGACGCGCCGGAGGTGTTTTCGGACGTCGGCCGGCCCGACGAGATAGTCCGGCGGATTATCATGCGCGTGCATGTCGACAAAGGAAGTTTAGCTTGTAAAGCTGATTAAACCTTAGTTAATCACAACCGAGCAGGCCGGCATGAGGTGGCTGGAGGTGTGCGTAGGCCGATCCCCTCTTCCCATCCCCGGTCGATCGCGGCTGCCCGCGATAGGGGCGTTCACCGTCTCCCCGCTCCTGGAGCTCTATCTCCCCCTCCCCACGAGTTCTCTCGTACGCGCGCCGATTCACGTCGACTGCggttctccccccccctcccccccgttTGCGCGCGCAAACTCGGACTCCTCGGGCACGTGCTCTCCCAGTAGCGGCTCGTGCGAGCGGGCGGTCCCGCGCGGCAAACCGGCGCGCGCGACACGCGCTCCGCGCCGCTCATGTTCGCCCGCTGCGCGCGACATAGCAACTGAATTCGGTACTGCAGTCCGCGAATTCCGGAGATTCTACCGTCATACCTaacggccgcgcgcgcgcgccgacGACGATACTCTCCCGCACTTTGCGTGCGTGTCGCTGTTCCATCTTCCCTCTCGCGATCTTTCCCCCCTCCGACCGCAGGTTTACCTCCCGCGCGTTTCCATCTCGAAGGGTGAGAACCCACGAGAGGAAAAGCGTGTCGGAGACTCGTCCTTCGCCGCCGGCGCGAAGCCCCGTCACCGCGAGATTTCATTATTGGCGAGCACGAGATTAGATAATTTGATTCAGCTCCGACAGAATCGACGGAAATAATTTGTCCTGCGGAAACGAAAACTTCTCACACCATGTTTCGGAGGGGGAAAAACTCGCAAGACTTTGGAACGGGGCGGATCATCGGGACGCGTACCGATGCATACGAAACGGAGTCTCCGTCGCGAAGAACGAGAGTGGTTCTCCTCGTGCGCGCGTCCCAGCGCGAGGAGGACGCGGGAGAGCGCGAGCGAGTAACGGAGATTCGACGAAGACCGCGAGCGGGTACTAGCGCAGAAGTGATAGAGACAGAGGTATGGGGAAACCTCCTCGGACAGCTGGTCCCCTGGCACATCGGCGCAGCGCCGCAGCGCCACGCGTCACGGCGAGCACCATCGCAACGCGCGGCGCCTTTACGCCGGCCACCGCGACGCGGCTACGCCGTGGCGTTTTGACTCCTTCCTGCCCGACCATCGTCGCGATGCCGCGACGGCGGCGCTGACGAGCCCTCCTCGAACCGCCCGCCGCGCGTTCGACTTTCGGATGACGAGCAGCAGTGTGCCAAGACGCTCGAGCACCTCAAGCTAACGAGCTTAATCTAAAAGCTTCACGCACGAGAGAAACAAAAGCCGCGGTCTTGAGTCACTCGACACccattttatgtataatctataataattcGTCTCGGAATTTAGGATAGAGTTCCATTTGTGTAGCATGAATTTAAAGAAGCAGGATGCAcacatatgtgtataaaaagatgtatcgaaaaatatatgacataaaatagttataaatagTTATAGTTCTCCTTAAATCTAATAAGCAAATTATAGAGCATTTAAACATTAGCTTTAAAAGGGCcaattaactattttttagCTAGGATAGAACTTGTATTCATGAGACAAACTTATTCTTGATTTAGCGAGATGAATTTGTTTCAGTAAGCTTTTCATTCGTCTTGTTAATGAGATAGTTGAATAAAAGTGTACTTTTAAGAGTGAAGAGTCTATGCAATTTCAAGTCtattagtttaatataaatattttttaaaattctcttttttttttaattttattattaagttctACTTTTGGTTCAGCTGCGTTACTGCTGTTATCCAGCATTAGACGCCACCTCTTGGTCAAGAAACATACGAAGAAGTAACAGTCATTTCATTCAGCAACTGCAACCCACAAACTGATGTAGCAATCAGTAAGATATCTTTATGGTAGATGGCAATACTGATGAAGTTGAGTCTCTTTACCAACATAcgttctaaaattttaattgatcagGTATTGCGCTGGGGTATCGTTGATGACAATCGTCATTTGATATTCTACCTTCGTCACTGGTATCATTGACCAGATTTTCACTAAGGTCAATATCTAAATGTACAAGCAATTGCAAAAGACGCGATTTTCTCTGAtccataaaaatcaaattgacACAGTtgaatgttgttaatttgccATATCatggtattaataatttatgcattggtattaattatgataacaatgtgtatatattttaataagattattaaatttaataggttttttcttatgtaaatcTAGAGTGATATAAGAgtcgttatttttaaagaatatttgatattgatttttgttaaaaattgtatatttatttatataaatttgtcatATTGAGTGAACACTGAGTTTTCTACTAGATATTTCTAGTTGcgtctttctcttcttttttggTAACTTGCGTGAACTTAtactatcaataaaaaaatgagcGTAAAAACGCACTCAATTATTCTACATTATTCAACTAAACTTGAGAAAACTAAGAAAACGATTTtgacttaatataattacaagaaaaattatttaaaagtcatTGTcatgtaattttgcaattacaacaaaatttctttctctaatgctacttaaaaaaaaaattaaattataataaattaccttaattttgagaattgaAAGCCTCGTTTCTAAATATCTAAACTAAAACTCATGGAGGCatcgttattaaaatataaagatgtcTCGCTATTGTCAAGCTGAAGGCCTGAACGGCCAAGTCCTAAAATCCGTaggtaataaaaacaaatactgTCCCGTTTGGAATATGCCGTgtcgcaaaaaaaaatcgacaCCTTTATCGCCGCGTTTAATTCGTAATCTCCTAGAAAAGTCTAAGTATATTCGCTCAAAACGTTATGAAATCGTTTTGCTCTTAAGAGGAACCGATTCGGCGCCATCTTCCACTGTAGTGCCATTTTCCTTCGCGTAGCTGGGTATGCCGGGCGGATTGTTCCAGCTCTGTAATTCGCCAGTGCCAAAAATGGCAAATGTCACCGCGCCGCAGAAATAGATGGCCGCTAGGAtccaaaaaataatagtcCACTGTGTGTAGGTCTGATTGTGGTATGTGATGTTACCGACCATGAAGGTGCTAAGGAAACCACCTATCGAGCTGAAAGTGTTGGCGATACCAAATATGGTCCCGGAGAAATTGGGCGCGATGTCGAGACCGTTTCCGAGATAACCGGCCGTTATGCCGCCGTTTATTGTCAGAGCAACGGTGAATACGATAACCGACGCCACGCGATCGCAACCATAGTACGCTTGGATCATCATGAGGATGCCGGGAGTTAGCACAGCTAGAAATTGAAGTTTGTTTGGTATTagtcatacaatttttttaatccaatACTTTATCAATTCGTTGATTGCCACTCTTGATAGactatattgaaatttttcgaACGTTTGGTAAAAATAAACGCCGtctaatacaaaattttgagcgacatacataattatgtgacaatgtaaaataacaagTACGCTGTTCAATATACTATTCATGAGACTATAatctgttatttaattatatgcttatgataaaataaaatgtttacgatataataaaagttctGCTGTGACGTAACGGTAAGACATAAAACACTTGCTGAGCAAACAACGTGTtcatttatagattttaaaaaatttatggagaccgcttaattaaaaaaagaatctgtTTTACGAGTCACCTAGatcaaaataagaatatttcgAAAACATTCGTGAATGTTATACTTACCGAAcgtcgtaaaaattttacgtgttGCTGTCACGGATAACTTGTTGTTGCGGAGCAAATAATCGGCCAAGATGGACATTGATAAGGCGAAAATGTACTTGCCTAAATAAGGTAACGAGGATAATAGTCCGTTCTGAAAATATTCAtctcattaatatttcaacgTATCCCATTAGTAATTAATCTCTTccgtaacaaatattatttccatCGAATAATCAGTGAAACAACGacgaaataaaacattttatctttACTTGCACTGATTCAATATATACCTCTTTAATGTTGAAATGCAAGATGTACTTCATGTAAGTCGGAAGCTGATTGACAATGGTGTGATAACCGAAGACGCTGCACGCGTGCGTTATCACGATAGCCCAAACAGGCGCCGAAGTGATAAGTGCGCGCCACGGTATTGGTAGATGCTGTTGGTTAAAGTactgcattattattttaaacatatagatTAAAATGTTGTGGAATACATAAAGCACGATTTTTCAACCGCGATCAATACATTTGTtccaatttatattgttatcttCGCTTAAAATTCTTAGATGATTAGAATAGATTAATGAAGGGCAAactaaaatagaataaaatgcaatttggtattaaaatgaatacttttttttactattataacCTTGGTAGTGGTGGTCGTGCCAATCGCGCTCTCGATAAAGTGCCGCTCCTCCGCACTAATACGCGGATGCTGCGATGGTGAGTCGAACACCAGCAAGAACCACGTTACGCTCCAGATAATCCCGATCACGCCGGTCACGTAGAATACCGACTCCCAGCCTAACGAGGCGATGAGGAACCCGCACATCAGCATAGTTATCGCGGCGCCGAGGGATGAGGCTGCAAGTAACGAGGAGGCAAGAGTTTATGGCGCTGCGATTGACGCAACCGCGGTTCTTTGTCGCGTTCATAAAACGGCTGCGTCTATCTCGCGTAAGGCTCAAGAACGAGGACGGTTGACGATTATGGCATCTATTGGCCTGGATTTTCGCGATCGCGTGGCGAATTAGATCATGATCATTTACCCATCATGTGAGAGACGAACTTGCTACGCTCCGTCGGTGGAATCCATCGAGCAGTCATTGGCTGGATGGCAGGCCAGGTGGCACCCTGATTTGCGAGACGAATCAATTTTTGAGATACTGTCAGTACTAATTGCGTGATCGTTTGCAGTCACGTAAAACTCGATTGATGAGCGTAATTTGATTACGTgcagagacagagaaagagaaagatggaaagagagagagaaatgctCGATAGATTCAGATGTCAGAATTTCGCCTGTTAGATCGTTTCTCACGAGGCGGACGcgcacatttattttaattataatggtTTCCTGAATGAAATGGCGACGTACCATCATAAATCCCAACGCGACTCTTAACACGACGACCGCGATGTAGCCTAAGGAAGCCGCCAGCGGTGTCAGTAGTGTGAGGAAACTCGACATCAACATGCAGTAGCCGAAGATTCGTTTGGTACCGATTATCTCCGCGAGCCGACCGCCGGGAAACTCCGTGCAGATGTAACCCCAGAAAAAGCTGCCAAGGATCATATTTACCTCATATTCGTTCCATGAGTACTTGGTCTGGGCTCGTTCCTCCTAAGATTGAAAATCGAGAAATTTGTAAAAGTTggacttgaaaaaaattgagcgAAGGAAAATATCCCGCAATTATTAAGGCaaggaaaattaaaagttaaagagATCGATTAAGACAATCTTCGATGATCAATGAAAATGCGAACTCGAGTGAATCAAGGATAGTTCTCTCTGTTTAGGGTTGggaaactttttaaaagtaactcgttattgttattaatattaaaaattaagttattgttatttaaaaactaatgaTTCGTTACTGTTactgttacttttttaatgctaaaacaagattaaattaaacaaaaagtttgcttttatgtcttttaatattaataaagcaatattattttgtatcttaAATTTGCACAAAaccgtaaaaattaaaaaagaaaggaatgttgattttgattaaatttacaaaatagagtaaaatatttatacttttttgcaCCTTCAATTTTATGGgtaaaacttttaacataataatacaaaattcaaaattgttcTTGAAATACATGCGAcagtataattattgatttatgaCATCTTAAAACTGTACTTAAAACTGTACTTAAGGTGGTTTCAAACATAACAATAGactataaatattgaagagtAAAGAttgaatatatacatacataatgaaatctgtttaaatagatttaaaatgtaaaaaataacgatgaAGATaactatcaaattttttattgttactgaAAAATGTAACTACTTTATCGTTATAGTTTCACAAAGAGAAAAACGTTGTTactaaattcattatttattttttatttttattttatttatgataagaattatttttaacagaaaaaataattgcaatggTAACAACAAAGTTATCAACAATGCATTACTCCTCAACGGTCGACAAAACAATTCTCAAGACTCTGTTTTGATGTAACAGTGAACTGTAGCAGTTTTCTATTGCAATTAATTACGATTAAACGTTGTATCGACTTTACAGTTTTGAATATAATCCCAATCGCGTGATAAGTTTAATCTGGATGATGAGGTCATTCACCGACTATAAGTTCGGCTTTACACGAGTTTCAACTAACCCGGTACCAGTGTGGGAACGTTGCGAGCCTGCTGCCGTTGTTCATCTCGTTGACTCTATTAACGTCGATGTCGATCGTCGGGGTCCTGGTGTCGTCGATCGGGGTGAGATCGTTCATCATCGTCGCCTGGGCACCGCACTCATCCGGCATCAACGCCGATCCGTTGGAATGCGAATGTTGACCGCTACTATTGTTCGATATTACCATCGAAACGATCGCTATCGTTAGATTCATGCGCAGCATATAGTTTAACATGAAGCCGAGAATCACCATAATGTCTAATACCTGCCGGCATGACAGACAAtctggaaaaaaaacatttgcgGTTATTTGTTTTGCGGTGAATTTTCTGTGGCTCGAAATCGACCACGAACATTCAGtcgatacattaaattaaactaatgcatattaacaattacataacatttttatttatgtcttccttattgtaaaataagtttatatatttttgataatattgaataagatatattatttaagtacaagagaaaaaaaatctaagaaaATAGCTTCTTTTGAGAGAGATTTATACTAATAAgccttaaaattattattggtaTTAAAAACTAGTATTGCTTTGAAATACATTATGAAATAATCATAGAAAACAATAGtcacattaattttcttcCGATTATTTGCGTTACGATTttgttttatagttttatataaaacaactTTCTAAATGAATATCttgcttaaaatttttagccCTTTAAGTTTCTCAGTTTtccgtaaattaaaaatatacaaatatttaaaaaatcataacaGATAtgtttgttgaaatttaagaGGAATTATGTTGCGTCGTTTTGTTTTGTGTGTACAAGTGACGTTAGttagttttatttacattgaCTTTATTTTGTCCGATTCTATGATTTCTTTTACACAATTACTGTCGATAGAGTGTGTGTCGAAAACAGGACGTTTGTATATATGCGACTGGTGAGCGTCGTCTGTGTCACATGTTCCTAGTGTgctgtaaacaatttttacgtaaCGTCAGCACGCAATCCACGCGGCTACGTATCGTTTCGGTCCATTATCGATCCCGATGCTATTGTACGCAATGCACCGCGGCTTATCTCGAGGTCATTGTTGGGGGATCCCGGACGTTTCGACGTACGAGATCACGCTTTCTCTCAATCCAATCGTCGCGGCGTTTATCATAAACGGAATCCCGAATTATGATGCGGCTACGCAAATGTTTTCCGCTTGCAGCGCGCCAATCAAGCGGAATGGATTAATTAAAAGCGCGTCGCGATTGTGCCAATTCACGACTCGGTCGCGTCTGTTTTGCTTTAATGAATCGTCATATATAAGTGGGTCTTCTCGGTCACTCGACGGTTTCCTCGTTCACTGGCAGGCCGCcgaaattatttcaagaatgGCACTCGCCGGCCAATTATTTATCCTTTCCTTTCTTCGTTTACGCGCACGTCGTCTTAAGATTTCGCAAATCCGGAGACACGTGCGTCGTGATAGCGAAAGCTTCAGATTCCGCGAGACGTTACATCAACGTGGTGAGTTGTAAGAAGGAAGCTTGCGGAGCGAAGAAGCGGGCAAGCCCGCACTTAATCGTGGATCGCAAACAGGCGCACCTCGTCCCCGATATTAATAGTCAGCATTAGGTCGCCTTGCATCGTCCGTCGTTTGCATGCACTATGCGATCGTATCCGCAAAAGTCGAGTAGTTACTTTGCTTATCGCGAATTTGCGTCCGAGGTTATCGCAGAATCATTCGATGTTACTATATACACATAATGAATCAAATTCCATATACATAGAATTTAATGACTAATTCCCTTGGCCCATTTTTTTCCTCGATGGATGGAAACGCGAATTGAAATGAAAAGCAATAGTAGAagcaatctttaaataattattgtggGTGTAAGATAAGATCAATGTGTCTGTGGAATGGCATAATTAttgaatagaaataattattgaaaatgagAATTACTGGAAATGATGTTAATTTTCTGCGAATTAAGTAAGCAGCTGATAGAATCGTAATCGCGAGCAAATTGATGTGAACTCAAGTGGACTTTACTTCggcagaattttattttatttatctttaaaaaatataacagattgcttaaaaaatttactgcgACGGGAGCCAGCCAACCTTCTTACGTCAGTTTACTCTGTCTAATCGTTCTCGTCTTTGACGCATTTAATTACAACAGAGAAACGCGTACCGAGAGACAAATAAGTTATGCCCCGTTGCGTAATCATGCACGTGTCGGACTTCGACGATGAAAGTGAATGGTCATCAATACGCGGACGATTAGAGTTCTTAGATTGAAAGGTAACCAAGAGGCGTTGCAACCAAGAGTCGGTACGGATAATTTGCGAGTTAAACGTTCCTCGACGAGGATCTAGTCAGCATTGTAAAGTCAACGCAAAGTCGTGCTCGTACTGTTGTATCTGACGTAACCAAAACCGTGAGTAAGGTCGAATGAAATCGTAGACAGGTTTATTCTTATTACGACGAAGTACTTTTATTTGGTAGATTTGAgcaatttcaaagaattaaaaaaaatattaatagcaaaAGTTATAAAAGTTTACTGCATACAAGTTTTGATAAGCGTAAGTTAATATACAGTTGagtaaactattttttaattattgagtTTTAGCAACAATTGTAAAATAGTTCCAATTATGTGcattctatatattatataaaacttgtataattattatttttgtaattacggTTATTACGACAGGAACAACTACGTGTCTTTTTATATGAATGTGTTGAAATCGCTTCCGTATTTTTCtagctttttataatatttttacatataagtCACTAAACTTAACtagaaagttaataatttattttattgcttagCCTGCTTTCcgattaataacaaaaaacaattgatttgaaattcatattttatttatatagtaataaaaaagatatttcttttatttatacttacacaaatgtaattttattacacgCTTTACTTTTAgcttttaattcaattttatttaaatttaattaattttaattttaatgtttttaaagattatatttaatattttatttatcatgaGTTAAGATAATAAGACCCCC includes the following:
- the LOC105840083 gene encoding putative inorganic phosphate cotransporter; this encodes MASNRNVLDCLSCRQVLDIMVILGFMLNYMLRMNLTIAIVSMVISNNSSGQHSHSNGSALMPDECGAQATMMNDLTPIDDTRTPTIDIDVNRVNEMNNGSRLATFPHWYREERAQTKYSWNEYEVNMILGSFFWGYICTEFPGGRLAEIIGTKRIFGYCMLMSSFLTLLTPLAASLGYIAVVVLRVALGFMMGATWPAIQPMTARWIPPTERSKFVSHMMASSLGAAITMLMCGFLIASLGWESVFYVTGVIGIIWSVTWFLLVFDSPSQHPRISAEERHFIESAIGTTTTTKHLPIPWRALITSAPVWAIVITHACSVFGYHTIVNQLPTYMKYILHFNIKENGLLSSLPYLGKYIFALSMSILADYLLRNNKLSVTATRKIFTTFAVLTPGILMMIQAYYGCDRVASVIVFTVALTINGGITAGYLGNGLDIAPNFSGTIFGIANTFSSIGGFLSTFMVGNITYHNQTYTQWTIIFWILAAIYFCGAVTFAIFGTGELQSWNNPPGIPSYAKENGTTVEDGAESVPLKSKTIS